From a single Paraburkholderia sp. D15 genomic region:
- a CDS encoding cation:proton antiporter gives MHHGIGFIQDLAVVMALAGVVTVLFHRLKQPVVLGYIAAGVIIGPYTPPFQLIHDEQTIQTLGELGVVFLMFSLGLEFSLRKLFKVGATAIVAALSEIVLMLWIGYEIGSAFGWSSMDSLFLGAILAISSTTIIVKALSELGLKRESFAQLVFGILIVEDILAIAMLVLLSGIAQTGQLSAGIAVMTLGKLLLFMTVSLVVGILLVPRALNYVARAKSDEMLLVAVLGFCFGFCLLVVKLDYSIALGAFLIGAIMAESRHLHRIEHLIAPLRDAFSAIFFVTIGLMLNPAVLVDYAWPIAVITVAVIVGKIVSCGLGTFLAGKDGRTAMRVGMTVSQIGEFSFIIASLGLTLKVTSAFLYPIAVAVSALTTLFTPYLIRAADPLTQRLGRAMPRTLANGFGLYGQWLRSLSTGNGEPTLFSMTRRILVQIAVNLALVAAIFLAVSYSAPYTSAWLARWLDAEPLQRVVLWSVALVVSLPFLVAVYRKTKSLALLLAEVSVQPATAGRFTRAIRYAISDLVPVLSMIGVFLLLAALSGGILPPTGLLVAVLICAALLLALVWRWCVKIHAAMQIALRETFDEQPDEHADQQPHRE, from the coding sequence ATGCACCATGGCATCGGCTTTATTCAGGATCTGGCGGTCGTGATGGCGCTGGCCGGCGTCGTCACCGTGCTGTTCCATCGCCTGAAGCAGCCGGTGGTGCTCGGCTATATCGCGGCGGGCGTGATCATCGGGCCGTACACGCCGCCGTTCCAGCTGATTCACGACGAGCAGACCATCCAGACGCTAGGCGAACTCGGCGTGGTGTTCCTGATGTTTTCGCTCGGCCTCGAATTCAGTCTGCGCAAGCTGTTCAAGGTCGGCGCGACGGCGATCGTCGCGGCGCTCTCCGAGATCGTGCTGATGCTGTGGATCGGCTACGAGATCGGCAGCGCGTTCGGCTGGAGTTCGATGGACTCGCTGTTCCTCGGCGCGATTCTGGCGATCTCGTCGACCACCATCATCGTCAAGGCGCTCTCCGAGCTGGGACTGAAGCGCGAGAGCTTCGCGCAGCTGGTGTTCGGAATTCTGATCGTCGAGGACATTCTCGCGATCGCGATGCTGGTGCTGCTGTCGGGCATCGCGCAGACCGGGCAGTTGAGCGCCGGCATCGCGGTGATGACGCTGGGCAAGCTGCTGCTGTTCATGACGGTATCGCTGGTGGTCGGCATTCTGCTGGTGCCGCGCGCGCTGAATTACGTGGCGCGCGCGAAGAGCGACGAGATGCTGCTGGTCGCCGTGCTCGGCTTCTGCTTCGGCTTCTGTCTGCTGGTCGTCAAGCTCGACTACAGCATCGCGCTCGGCGCGTTCCTGATCGGCGCGATCATGGCCGAGTCGCGCCATCTGCACCGCATCGAGCATCTGATCGCGCCGTTGCGCGACGCGTTCTCCGCGATCTTCTTCGTGACGATCGGCTTGATGCTGAATCCGGCCGTGCTGGTCGACTATGCATGGCCGATCGCGGTGATCACGGTGGCGGTGATCGTCGGCAAGATCGTGTCGTGCGGGCTCGGCACCTTTCTCGCCGGCAAGGACGGGCGCACGGCGATGCGCGTCGGCATGACCGTGTCGCAGATTGGCGAGTTCTCGTTCATCATCGCGTCGCTCGGGCTCACGTTGAAGGTCACGAGCGCGTTTTTGTATCCGATCGCGGTGGCGGTGTCGGCGTTGACCACGCTGTTCACACCGTATCTGATCCGCGCGGCCGATCCGTTGACGCAGCGCCTGGGGCGCGCGATGCCGCGCACGCTCGCCAACGGTTTCGGTCTGTATGGGCAATGGTTGCGTAGCTTGAGTACCGGAAATGGCGAGCCGACGCTGTTCAGCATGACGCGGCGCATTCTCGTGCAGATCGCGGTGAATCTGGCGCTGGTCGCGGCGATCTTTCTCGCGGTGTCGTACAGCGCGCCTTATACGAGCGCGTGGCTCGCGCGCTGGCTCGACGCCGAGCCGCTGCAGCGCGTGGTGTTGTGGAGCGTGGCGCTGGTGGTGTCGCTGCCGTTTCTGGTGGCGGTCTATCGCAAGACGAAGTCGCTGGCGCTGCTGCTCGCCGAGGTCAGCGTTCAGCCGGCCACGGCCGGCCGCTTCACGCGCGCGATCCGTTACGCGATTTCCGATCTGGTGCCGGTGCTGTCGATGATCGGCGTGTTCCTGCTGCTCGCCGCGCTCTCGGGCGGGATCTTGCCGCCAACCGGTCTGCTCGTCGCGGTATTGATCTGCGCGGCCTTGCTGCTGGCGCTGGTGTGGCGCTGGTGCGTGAAGATTCATGCGGCCATGCAGATCGCGTTGCGCGAAACCTTCGACGAGCAGCCGGACGAACATGCGGACCAGCAACCGCACCGCGAGTGA
- a CDS encoding DUF2848 domain-containing protein gives MQQVSFNVVDRRGERRTETVEVNRLTIAGWAGRDQAAIEHHIAELAELGVKRPSTTPCFYRLGAQLLTQAGEVDVVGVKSSGEAECVLLNADTGLLVTVGSDHTDREVEAYGVTVSKQVCPKPLARDAWRFDDVAGHWDQLELRAYAVSDGARRVYQQGSVAALLPAAELLARAPLDAGAAMFCGTLAVQGGIVGMHDGDALELELHDPILNRTLRHAYSVRALPLVE, from the coding sequence ATGCAGCAGGTGTCTTTCAACGTTGTAGACCGTCGCGGCGAGCGTCGCACCGAGACCGTCGAGGTGAACCGGCTGACCATCGCCGGCTGGGCCGGGCGCGACCAGGCGGCGATCGAGCATCACATCGCCGAACTGGCCGAGCTGGGCGTGAAGCGGCCGTCCACCACGCCGTGCTTCTACCGGCTTGGCGCGCAACTGCTGACGCAGGCAGGCGAAGTCGACGTGGTCGGCGTGAAATCCAGCGGTGAAGCCGAATGCGTGCTGTTGAACGCGGACACCGGCCTCCTCGTCACGGTCGGCTCCGACCACACGGACCGCGAAGTCGAGGCCTATGGCGTGACCGTGTCCAAACAGGTGTGCCCCAAGCCGCTCGCCCGCGACGCCTGGCGTTTCGACGACGTCGCCGGTCACTGGGACCAGCTGGAACTGCGCGCCTACGCGGTCAGCGACGGCGCGCGCCGCGTCTACCAGCAAGGCAGCGTCGCCGCACTGCTGCCGGCCGCCGAGCTGCTCGCGCGCGCGCCGCTCGATGCCGGCGCGGCGATGTTCTGCGGCACGCTCGCGGTCCAGGGCGGCATCGTCGGCATGCACGACGGCGACGCGCTCGAACTCGAACTGCACGACCCGATCCTGAACCGCACCCTGCGCCACGCCTACAGCGTGCGCGCGCTGCCACTCGTCGAATAA